The sequence below is a genomic window from Campylobacter concisus.
ATTTTTACCTGCTTTATGAGAAGAGGATGCAATGAAAAGCGTGATCTTAGATGCAAAAAAGATGGTCGAAAAAGAGAAGATGCATGAGTATTTTGCTAAGAAATTTGACCTGCCAGAGTACTACGGCAAAAATTTAGACGCGCTCTTTGACTGCCTTTGTGAGATAAATGAGCCAACGCTTATAAAGCTAAAAAATGAAAATGCTTTGGATGATGACACAAAAGAGAGCTTAACCCAGCTATTTCGCGACGTTTGCAACGAAAATGAGATGGTTAAATTTGAGCTTGTAAAAGATGAAAAATGATATTTGGAAAGATTGATTATCTAAATTTACTCCCCTTTCACGTATTTTTAAAATCAGCCCCACTAAGCTCTCAGATAAAAAAGGCTATCGAGTTTAAAAAGGGCGTGCCAAGCAAGCTAAATAGAGCCCTAAACGCCAGAAAGATCGACGCTGCGGTGATCTCAAGCATAGCAAGCAAAAAGGCAAATTTAAAGAAGCTAAATTTTGGAATAGTCGCCAAAAAAGATGTAAAAAGCGTGCTTGTTCGCAAAAACTCAGCCCCAAAGCCAGATCCTGCCTCAGCTAGCTCAAACGCCCTAGCCAAGGTGCTTAAACTAAATGGAGAGGTGATCATAGGCGACAGGGCGCTAAAGGCATACTTAAGCGAGGGCAAAGAGTGCTTTTACGACCTTGGTCAAATTTGGCACGAAAAGACAAATTTGCCATTTGTTTTTGGTAGATTTTCTTACGTAAAAAATGGCTCGTTTTACAAAAAACTGGTCACAAAATTTTTACAAAAAAATGTAAAAATTCCAAATTATATATTAGCCCAGTATGCCAAAAGCCGCGACATAAGCGAGCAAGATATCAAGTGGTATCTTAAATTTATAAGCTACAAGATCGGCCCAAAAGAGCAAAAATCACTCCGAAAATTTTTTAAAGAAGATAGATTGTTAAAAGCAGAAAAAAAGAATTAAATTTTTTATAGCTTCTTAGTAGGCACCAAGAAGCTATAAAAATTTTAGTGATGCATATGCATGTTAGTTGAGTTATCATCACTCATCTGTTGCATATCCATCATCATCTTGTGGTGATCATGCATCGGCATATCTGCTGGCATGTTCATTGGCATATTCATCTGCATATCCATCGCGCCATTTTCAGCCTTGTAGCCTGTTATGGTAGGATCAACCATGCCAAATATCATAGCGACGTGTCCGACGATCAAAAAGAATATGAGCAGGCAAAAGTGAAGCTTTAGCTTTGCCTTTTGGCTTGCGTTTTTATAGATCAAATTTAGCTCTAAAAGCGCGATGCCAAGAAGTGGGATGACGCCGATGAGATATGAGTAGATAGCGATGACATCGGCATATCCGCGCCATTTTATGGTTGGATAAATTTTTGCTAAAAAGTAGATCACAAGAGCTGTAAAATAGACCCCAAGCACTATGCCAACAAATTTGCTAACGGCCTTAAAGCCAGCGTTTTTGCCGCTATCCATGTGATACATCGTGAAAAACTCCATCGCCACTAAAAGCTCCGCAAGCCCCATAGGTATCACCATGTAGAGGATTAGATTGTAGGGTTGATCGAGCGATAAAAGCTCCATGTAGTGTGTCATTACCATTGTAAATCCTTTGTAAAAATTTAAAGAAATTTACTACCGAAGGGTTAAGATAGTTATAAAATATTGAGAATAGTTGCGGGATCTAAGTGGATGTTAAATTTACTCCTAGCTAGGCTAAGAGTAAATTTAAGCTAGTCTTTAAACTCGTGCGAGATGACTGGAGAAAATTCTTCCCAATGAAGCTTGGTTTTAAATGTCGGCATCTTGCTTTGAAATGGCTCTTTTTTAAGTGCCGCCATAGCGACACTATCGCCTTTTGGCTTAGCCGGTGCTTCTACGTTTAGTATAGAGCGTTCAAGGTCGATGAAATCTTTTAAAATAATAGTATATGATTTAAAGAAATTTGCCTCTTTGTGAGCCAAAAGTAGCGAGCCAAACTCATCTACAAATAAATTTAAAGTTTCAGAAAATAGCTTATTGCTAATATTTTTTGCATCATTAAACTCATCTTTTAAAAATGTAGCCATCGCTAAAAATATAAATCCAACGTAGTCCTCGCTGTCTTTGCAAAGCTCGCTATCACGTCTATATGGGCTTAGTTTTAAACATTCAATAACCCTAAGCCTAGCTGCGCCGTTATCTCTGCCCTCTTCATAAAATGAGGCACTTAAAGGGATATTTGTAAAGCCAAAAAGAACGTCATTTTGTTCTTTTGAAAATTCTTCAAAGCTAAATTTATCTAAATTTTTAAATGCAGCATCACTATCCTCGCTCAAAGGATTTGCGCTTAAGTATTTTAGCTGCTCTTTCCACCTTGCAAATTTCTCATCATTTGTGTAAAAAAACATAGGATATGCTAGAAATTCGTAAAAATATGATCTTGCTTTTATGATGTTTTTATCCATTTAATAAATCCTCTTTCATCGCGTTTATTTGTGCTTGAACCATTAGTTTGGCCTTACAGTCAGCACAGCAGTAAAGTGCTTTTATCTTAACCCTATCGTTGCCAAATCTTGGTTGCATTATAGTTGCGATCTTTTCTACCGCTTTTTTAGTTGCAAACTCTTTTCCGCACTCAACACAGGCAAAAAGCTCATCTCGTGCCAGTTCATTATAGGTAAAAAACTCAGGCTTAAGAGAAATTTTTCCAACCTCAAGGCTTATGGTATCTTTTTCAGCACAGCTTAGTTCGCAGTATCCGCAAGCTGTGCAGACGCTTGGATTAAATAAAATCGAATTTGTCTTTTTATCAGCCACTAGCGCGCTTACGTTACAAGCGCCAACGCAACTTAGACAAAGTGTACAGCTATCAGTGTTTATCTTGACATCGCCGTATCTTATCATCTCGCCGCTTTTTACCACGCCAAGATCTTCGCTACCTACTAAAAACTCGAGCCTTTTTGCAAAAATTTCTCTTTTTGGCAAGGCATATTCGTTTATTGTGTGTTGTGAGTCAGCTATAAATTTTGCCTTTTTGAGCGATTCTTCAAGCTCATTTTTATCTTTGGCGTGATAGATCGCCGTCTCTTTAAATTTAAGCTCATAAATTTGATTTAAGATGCTAATGGCGTCTTTTTCGCCTTTACCAAGAGTTTTGCTAAATAAAATCACACTCGCACCACTTTCTTGAAGCAATGTAATAAGATGAGCTTGATTTAACATATGTGGTGCTGATATGAAAAAAGGCAAGACATTTTCAGGTAGGCTTATATTTAGCTCGTCTAAATTTGTTTCATTAGAGATTATTAGTGGAATTTTACCTTTGTAAAGTTTGGCAATAGTAGCAAATGAGTTTTGTGGCATAAGTGTAGAGTCAAGAGATCCGCTAGGGCAGACGCTAATGCAGTTACCACAATTTACGCAATCGATTTGTGAGAAAACAAGATGCTTTGTCTCGTCTTCTTTTAAAATGGCTACAGTTGGACAAACATCGACACAGCGTCCACAAATTTCATTTCGTCGTTCGTGATATTGGCAGATCGAAGAGTCGTATTGAGTTAGACTTTTGTACTTAAATTTTGGAGTCTTTTCATTTAAAATTTTAAGCACAGCTTCATCTTCTAGCCCAGCTATTTCATAACAGCCGCTTTGCTTTAGCATATAATCCCTTGCATTTTCAACCAAGAAAAAGTCACAATCGACCTCAAATTCGTCATTTGCTCTAAGTATCAAAACACTAAGTTCGCCAGCTGCGCCATAAATAAATTTCACTTCAAAATGCGTTAATTCAATGACTTTATAGCCATTTTCTTTTAATAAATTTGCTAGCTCCTCACGGCCTGAGTTGCTTACTATTACGACATTTTTGCCGACTTCTTTTTCGTAATCAACATCCTTTGCCATGTCAAATACAGTTGCTCTTGCTTCATAAAGCAAAAGTGTATTTTTAGCTTTTTCTAAGACGCTTGCAGTTGTATTTTTTAGATAAAAATTTATCTCAGGTGCGATAATGTTTGCTTTAAGCTTTGGCGAATTAGAAACTAAATATTCTTCCTTTTCATTATTTATTTCTATCTGTTCATTTAGCATTAAAGTATCGTCAAAATCGTTATAAAAGCCAAATTCTTTCATAATTTCTCCTATTATCAAAAACAGGCTTATTTTAATATTAATGGGATTAATAGACTCTGAATTTTATATGTTCCTTTTTGCTCTAAGGTTTAATTTATAATATTTTTTATGTTAAAATCACGGCTTGGTAAAACTAACTTACTAGGAGCACGAATTGAGCGATTTAAGAGATATCCCACAAGTTGATAAAATCATAAAAAACGAAGCATTTTCAGGATTTGATATAAATTTAGTCACATTGCTTGCAAGGCAAATTTTAAATGAAGTTAGAGCTAAAATTTTAAATGAAAATGCAAATTTTGCGTTGCAAGAAATAATAGATTTAATCCTAAACGAATATCATAAATTTAATGAATCAAGCCTTCAAAGAGTGCTAAATTTAACTGGTGTGACCATTCACACAAACCTCGCTAGAAGTGTTATCGATAAAGAAATTTTAAAGCGGGCAACACCTGTTATCACAGGATACT
It includes:
- a CDS encoding DUF6803 family protein; its protein translation is MVMTHYMELLSLDQPYNLILYMVIPMGLAELLVAMEFFTMYHMDSGKNAGFKAVSKFVGIVLGVYFTALVIYFLAKIYPTIKWRGYADVIAIYSYLIGVIPLLGIALLELNLIYKNASQKAKLKLHFCLLIFFLIVGHVAMIFGMVDPTITGYKAENGAMDMQMNMPMNMPADMPMHDHHKMMMDMQQMSDDNSTNMHMHH
- a CDS encoding barstar family protein encodes the protein MKSVILDAKKMVEKEKMHEYFAKKFDLPEYYGKNLDALFDCLCEINEPTLIKLKNENALDDDTKESLTQLFRDVCNENEMVKFELVKDEK
- a CDS encoding MqnA/MqnD/SBP family protein produces the protein MIFGKIDYLNLLPFHVFLKSAPLSSQIKKAIEFKKGVPSKLNRALNARKIDAAVISSIASKKANLKKLNFGIVAKKDVKSVLVRKNSAPKPDPASASSNALAKVLKLNGEVIIGDRALKAYLSEGKECFYDLGQIWHEKTNLPFVFGRFSYVKNGSFYKKLVTKFLQKNVKIPNYILAQYAKSRDISEQDIKWYLKFISYKIGPKEQKSLRKFFKEDRLLKAEKKN
- a CDS encoding TorD/DmsD family molecular chaperone, giving the protein MDKNIIKARSYFYEFLAYPMFFYTNDEKFARWKEQLKYLSANPLSEDSDAAFKNLDKFSFEEFSKEQNDVLFGFTNIPLSASFYEEGRDNGAARLRVIECLKLSPYRRDSELCKDSEDYVGFIFLAMATFLKDEFNDAKNISNKLFSETLNLFVDEFGSLLLAHKEANFFKSYTIILKDFIDLERSILNVEAPAKPKGDSVAMAALKKEPFQSKMPTFKTKLHWEEFSPVISHEFKD
- a CDS encoding 4Fe-4S binding protein, translating into MKEFGFYNDFDDTLMLNEQIEINNEKEEYLVSNSPKLKANIIAPEINFYLKNTTASVLEKAKNTLLLYEARATVFDMAKDVDYEKEVGKNVVIVSNSGREELANLLKENGYKVIELTHFEVKFIYGAAGELSVLILRANDEFEVDCDFFLVENARDYMLKQSGCYEIAGLEDEAVLKILNEKTPKFKYKSLTQYDSSICQYHERRNEICGRCVDVCPTVAILKEDETKHLVFSQIDCVNCGNCISVCPSGSLDSTLMPQNSFATIAKLYKGKIPLIISNETNLDELNISLPENVLPFFISAPHMLNQAHLITLLQESGASVILFSKTLGKGEKDAISILNQIYELKFKETAIYHAKDKNELEESLKKAKFIADSQHTINEYALPKREIFAKRLEFLVGSEDLGVVKSGEMIRYGDVKINTDSCTLCLSCVGACNVSALVADKKTNSILFNPSVCTACGYCELSCAEKDTISLEVGKISLKPEFFTYNELARDELFACVECGKEFATKKAVEKIATIMQPRFGNDRVKIKALYCCADCKAKLMVQAQINAMKEDLLNG